A genomic window from Leptospira andrefontaineae includes:
- a CDS encoding glycoside hydrolase family 25 protein — protein MKLPYKLLALLLPLLLLLFVLYFAFDKGIIWFVYPSESKYPIRGIDVSNHQGNIDWKKVSENKISFVYIKATEGGDWKDKAFLRNWEQANQLGIRVGAYHFFTLCRSGKEQAANFISLVPKDPESLPPVADLEFVGNCKERPPLQDVKKEIHDFLIELENHYGKKPILYLTYEFIDLYLKNDFLEYPVWIRDIFGHPSSSFKRNWIIWQYHSRARLEGIEGPVDLNALKGDDLFLKKL, from the coding sequence ATGAAACTTCCCTATAAACTTTTAGCTCTACTATTACCACTACTCCTTCTTCTCTTTGTCCTGTACTTTGCTTTTGACAAAGGAATTATATGGTTTGTATATCCATCCGAATCAAAATATCCGATCCGAGGAATTGATGTTTCTAACCACCAAGGAAATATAGATTGGAAGAAGGTCTCAGAAAACAAAATCAGCTTTGTTTATATTAAGGCTACCGAAGGTGGAGATTGGAAAGATAAAGCCTTCTTACGAAATTGGGAACAGGCAAATCAGTTAGGGATCAGAGTCGGAGCTTATCATTTTTTCACTTTATGCCGTTCCGGAAAAGAACAAGCCGCTAATTTCATCTCATTAGTCCCTAAAGATCCCGAGTCTTTGCCTCCCGTTGCAGACTTGGAGTTTGTCGGAAACTGTAAAGAGAGACCCCCATTACAAGATGTAAAAAAAGAGATCCATGACTTCCTTATTGAATTAGAAAATCATTATGGAAAAAAACCCATACTATATCTTACTTACGAATTTATAGATCTATACTTGAAAAATGACTTTTTGGAATATCCTGTTTGGATTCGGGATATATTCGGACATCCATCTTCTTCTTTCAAAAGAAATTGGATCATCTGGCAATATCATAGTAGAGCTAGATTAGAAGGGATAGAAGGTCCCGTAGATTTAAATGCTCTAAAAGGCGATGATCTCTTTCTGAAAAAATTGTAG
- a CDS encoding flagellar protein FlgN, protein MILNKEEWLDRVSSLFEEEIRLYSEILELEKEKTESITKADGRSLETISKKTYELIVHASELERVRMSAIHDVYTSGNLGIPKEGELTLTDFLNKIDRESEHKLKQLGTRLKDTVHRLKDKIKANDKLIRTRQEFLKATIDAMRTNANSGEVAVYEDENPSAVRNKKKRSSVLVNASA, encoded by the coding sequence ATGATATTAAATAAAGAGGAATGGTTGGATCGGGTGTCTTCTCTTTTCGAGGAAGAAATCCGACTGTACTCCGAAATCCTGGAGTTAGAGAAAGAAAAGACTGAATCGATCACGAAAGCGGACGGAAGATCTTTGGAAACGATTTCTAAAAAGACCTACGAGTTGATTGTTCATGCGAGCGAATTGGAAAGAGTTCGTATGTCCGCTATCCATGATGTTTATACATCAGGTAATTTAGGAATTCCTAAAGAAGGCGAACTTACTCTTACTGATTTTTTAAATAAGATAGACCGTGAATCCGAGCACAAGTTGAAACAACTCGGAACAAGATTAAAGGATACGGTTCATAGGCTGAAGGACAAGATCAAAGCCAATGATAAATTGATCCGAACCAGACAGGAATTTTTGAAGGCCACCATCGACGCGATGCGGACTAACGCGAATAGCGGAGAAGTCGCCGTTTACGAGGACGAAAATCCAAGCGCAGTCAGGAACAAGAAGAAACGTTCTTCGGTGCTAGTAAACGCTTCGGCGTAA
- the flgK gene encoding flagellar hook-associated protein FlgK, with amino-acid sequence MGSTFSGLEIGKRGLAAHQQALQTTGHNISNADNKHYSRQRVVLQATDPLYEPSLNRAHVPGQIGQGVEIASIERVRDNFIDDRIIETSGVKDYWAAKNEYLYQAENIFNEPNGTTLRTLMDKFWSSWEELANYPEDNAHRSVVLEKAQGLGSRIEDVYRKLSQLRDQSNREIEAHALHLNTIGENIRTLNERIAKSEALGDRPNDLYDKRDALLQELSGLTDITIGRSDEDELMVFIGQQILVQGGKLNKVDILGNPSKDGLLDLYWKVTGDPVLLRKGRLQGLIEVRDRILGEKIDQVDALAINVMDVINEIHKDGFGLNGNTNQNFFDIRSLALNTFGEYDSDGDGQNDISAIFRVTGKNTLDPDRPIGISGTMTFLKPDEKETQVLIPYSANDTLNGIIKRINASKVGVVAYMNHDNQLAFKATVAEDTPKKNFILRHIEDSGELLVGLTGMLMASGPSGAYDYKRLGEITKLQSKPEDITLTPHFHPSSHFKVNEHIANNVANIAAARGKDVGGTGDYNSPGGHKDGRNALLVASSLRNNPVMVDYSKTTDDFYNSLISKLATEARESKQEFGIQSDLMTELENMRQSVMGVSLDEEMANMVQFQHSYNASAKMINTMNEILDTIINRLGA; translated from the coding sequence ATGGGATCCACATTCTCCGGATTAGAAATTGGTAAAAGAGGCCTTGCGGCTCATCAGCAAGCCTTACAAACTACCGGCCATAATATCTCGAACGCGGATAATAAACATTATTCACGTCAAAGAGTTGTTTTACAAGCTACGGATCCTCTGTACGAACCTTCTTTGAATCGTGCTCATGTTCCAGGTCAGATCGGTCAAGGCGTTGAGATCGCTTCCATCGAACGTGTTAGAGATAATTTTATTGATGATAGAATTATCGAAACTTCTGGTGTGAAAGATTATTGGGCAGCCAAGAACGAATATCTCTACCAAGCAGAGAATATTTTTAACGAGCCTAACGGTACTACTCTTAGGACTCTAATGGATAAATTCTGGTCTTCTTGGGAAGAACTCGCAAATTATCCTGAAGATAACGCACATCGTTCCGTGGTTCTGGAGAAAGCACAAGGGCTCGGAAGCAGGATTGAAGATGTGTATCGCAAACTTTCTCAATTGAGAGACCAATCAAATCGTGAGATCGAAGCTCATGCACTTCATCTGAATACGATCGGAGAAAATATCCGGACATTAAACGAAAGGATCGCTAAATCGGAAGCATTGGGCGATAGACCGAATGATCTTTATGACAAAAGAGATGCTCTTCTCCAAGAACTTTCTGGCTTAACCGATATCACAATTGGTAGAAGTGATGAAGACGAGTTGATGGTATTTATTGGCCAGCAGATCCTTGTCCAGGGTGGAAAGCTCAATAAAGTCGATATATTAGGAAATCCTTCTAAAGATGGTCTATTAGATCTTTATTGGAAAGTTACTGGAGATCCGGTCCTTCTCCGCAAAGGAAGACTACAAGGTTTGATCGAAGTAAGAGACAGGATTTTGGGCGAGAAGATCGACCAAGTGGATGCTCTTGCGATCAACGTTATGGATGTGATCAACGAGATCCATAAAGACGGTTTTGGTTTGAATGGAAATACGAATCAAAACTTCTTCGATATTCGTTCATTAGCTTTGAATACTTTCGGCGAATATGATTCAGACGGAGATGGCCAGAATGATATCTCTGCGATCTTTAGAGTAACGGGTAAGAATACCTTGGATCCGGATCGTCCGATTGGGATCAGCGGAACCATGACATTCTTAAAGCCTGACGAAAAAGAAACTCAGGTTTTAATTCCTTATTCTGCAAATGATACTTTGAACGGTATTATCAAACGTATCAATGCTTCTAAGGTTGGTGTTGTGGCTTACATGAACCACGATAACCAATTGGCTTTTAAAGCGACTGTAGCGGAAGATACTCCTAAGAAAAACTTCATTCTTAGACATATTGAAGATTCCGGAGAGTTATTAGTCGGTTTGACCGGAATGCTGATGGCTTCCGGACCTTCCGGAGCTTATGATTACAAACGTTTGGGTGAGATTACCAAACTTCAATCTAAGCCGGAAGACATTACTTTAACTCCACATTTTCATCCTTCTTCTCATTTTAAAGTAAATGAACACATTGCGAATAACGTAGCAAATATCGCAGCAGCAAGAGGAAAGGATGTTGGTGGAACAGGAGATTATAATTCTCCTGGAGGTCATAAGGACGGTAGGAATGCTCTTTTAGTAGCTTCTTCCCTTAGAAATAATCCTGTGATGGTGGATTATTCCAAAACCACGGATGATTTTTACAATAGTCTGATCTCTAAACTTGCAACAGAAGCAAGAGAATCAAAACAAGAATTTGGGATCCAATCAGATCTTATGACCGAGCTCGAGAATATGAGACAGTCGGTGATGGGTGTAAGTTTGGATGAGGAAATGGCCAATATGGTCCAGTTCCAGCACTCGTACAATGCGTCTGCGAAGATGATCAATACTATGAATGAAATTCTAGATACGATCATCAATCGTTTGGGCGCGTAA
- a CDS encoding flagellar hook-associated protein 3: MRITNMMQNNSLVRTLNRHQLSLDETQNQLGTGQRIRTPSDDPGRATNQMFFRSRMNELDTFQANIDDGFGRLQQIDGELDRIGNLFQRARVLAVQASNGIYQGDKGFELEVAVGKEIDELLRALVDIANTRDATGRPLFGGHVIERPPFEPIESKIKGLQGLELKNQYIGVEYRGDIGEQIREIEKGEYIPVTIPGNKVFWGTNMSVTSRVDNSGYVAVSDQKFKIDGVEIQVSAGDTIDDIIDKINNSPIEAKANKLAQDNISLSSTAPHQIWLEDVDGGTVLRDIGLIDAGNSEPPNNYSKSATVTGLSVFDVLIQFRNDLIQKDQERISGRDIQDLDLALENILRYRSIVGARMNRMEEHSQRVSFDKSYMTELLAKNEGIDFPETIMNLKWLETIHQYALNVGSKVIKPTLMDFLR; encoded by the coding sequence ATGCGGATCACTAACATGATGCAAAATAACAGTCTGGTGAGGACTTTGAATCGTCACCAGCTGTCGTTAGACGAAACCCAAAACCAATTGGGAACAGGACAAAGAATTAGGACTCCTTCCGATGATCCTGGAAGGGCGACCAACCAAATGTTCTTCCGATCTAGGATGAATGAGTTGGATACTTTCCAAGCAAATATCGACGATGGCTTCGGAAGATTACAACAGATCGACGGAGAGCTGGACAGGATTGGAAACTTATTCCAAAGAGCGAGAGTTCTTGCAGTCCAAGCTTCCAACGGTATCTATCAAGGTGACAAAGGTTTCGAATTAGAAGTTGCTGTCGGTAAAGAGATAGATGAATTACTCAGAGCGTTAGTCGATATTGCGAACACAAGAGATGCCACGGGAAGACCTCTTTTTGGTGGGCATGTGATCGAAAGACCTCCTTTTGAACCGATCGAATCCAAGATCAAAGGACTCCAAGGATTGGAATTAAAAAACCAATATATCGGGGTAGAATATCGCGGAGATATCGGAGAACAGATCAGAGAGATCGAAAAGGGAGAATATATCCCAGTTACAATTCCCGGAAACAAAGTGTTCTGGGGAACGAATATGAGTGTTACCAGTCGTGTGGATAACTCAGGTTACGTTGCAGTTTCCGATCAAAAATTCAAGATAGATGGAGTCGAGATCCAAGTTTCCGCAGGTGATACAATTGATGATATCATAGACAAGATCAATAACTCTCCGATTGAAGCTAAAGCGAATAAGCTTGCTCAGGATAATATCAGTCTTAGTTCCACTGCACCTCACCAGATCTGGTTAGAAGACGTGGATGGAGGAACTGTCCTGAGAGATATCGGATTGATCGATGCAGGAAATTCAGAACCTCCTAATAATTATAGTAAGTCCGCGACTGTTACTGGCCTTTCCGTATTCGATGTACTCATCCAATTCAGGAACGATTTAATCCAGAAAGACCAAGAAAGAATTTCAGGTCGTGATATCCAAGACTTAGATCTTGCATTGGAGAATATTCTTCGTTATAGATCTATTGTAGGAGCAAGGATGAATCGTATGGAGGAACATTCTCAAAGAGTTTCCTTTGATAAATCCTATATGACCGAGTTACTTGCTAAAAATGAAGGAATTGATTTCCCGGAAACTATCATGAACTTGAAGTGGCTGGAAACGATTCATCAATATGCGCTTAACGTAGGATCCAAGGTAATCAAACCTACCTTGATGGACTTTCTAAGATAA
- the fliW gene encoding flagellar assembly protein FliW, which translates to MLEIHSKPFGKIKVSERQLIKFPEGLLGFGGYKSFALIEEDEESVFKWLQSIDEVDLAFVVIPPSLFKKEYKPILSQEELSQIGLQDVSEALTLVIVTIPNDDPASMTANLQGPILINKTDLTGRQFVSRNEIHSVRERILESATVEMS; encoded by the coding sequence ATGTTAGAGATCCACAGCAAACCTTTCGGAAAAATAAAAGTTTCGGAGCGACAACTTATCAAATTTCCGGAAGGACTTCTAGGTTTCGGGGGATATAAAAGTTTTGCCCTAATCGAAGAAGATGAAGAGTCAGTATTTAAATGGCTGCAGTCCATTGACGAAGTGGACCTTGCTTTTGTAGTAATTCCACCTTCTTTATTCAAAAAAGAATATAAACCGATTCTGAGCCAAGAAGAACTTTCTCAAATCGGGTTGCAGGATGTTTCGGAAGCTTTGACCTTAGTCATAGTGACGATTCCGAACGACGATCCGGCATCTATGACCGCAAATCTACAGGGCCCTATTTTGATTAATAAGACGGATCTAACCGGTCGCCAATTCGTATCACGTAACGAGATCCATTCAGTTCGTGAAAGAATTTTAGAAAGCGCCACTGTGGAGATGTCCTAA
- the csrA gene encoding carbon storage regulator CsrA: MLVLARRTNESIIIGDDIEIVIVDIKGDQVKIGVKAPKEVSVHRAEVYREIQAENKKAAGAKIKPEELGKIGSMLKKTDSGKKEKP, encoded by the coding sequence GTGCTCGTACTAGCTAGGCGTACTAATGAATCCATTATTATAGGTGACGATATAGAGATCGTTATCGTGGATATCAAAGGGGATCAGGTAAAGATCGGAGTTAAAGCTCCTAAAGAAGTTTCCGTTCATAGAGCGGAAGTGTATCGTGAGATCCAGGCTGAGAATAAGAAGGCCGCCGGTGCGAAAATTAAGCCGGAGGAATTGGGAAAAATTGGCAGCATGCTTAAAAAAACCGATTCGGGCAAAAAAGAAAAACCTTAA
- a CDS encoding SHOCT domain-containing protein: protein MRKLSRRNWEKLAACLKKPIRAKKKNLKLLSFFLTLLFTIYCLSSQRKGMASSSDSIVLYYLKKSSETPLFLQAETWLPIASGVLTGAGPDQLDKTEFISRWEKLFKFTGVSETGVFNSEPVRLFTEEESFRLGELLYKAEIEIPDGLPQAYQVIIKREDPIRPGLRIRRTIFYIRNTPEGIVLEFSEIGQVLDFQTTYSFRDWTLVPISKPEPSSRNSIYLPEIRPEGLEYLNAVTDGEDIRNRILVKNVFWTANPSKKNVGTPTKKIPKTIEDRLRTLQELLDKGLISKQEYEKKKAEILKEL, encoded by the coding sequence GTGCGAAAATTAAGCCGGAGGAATTGGGAAAAATTGGCAGCATGCTTAAAAAAACCGATTCGGGCAAAAAAGAAAAACCTTAAACTTCTAAGTTTCTTTCTTACCCTTCTATTTACGATCTACTGTTTGTCTTCCCAAAGAAAGGGAATGGCTTCCTCTTCGGATTCAATCGTATTATATTATCTTAAAAAGAGTTCAGAGACTCCACTCTTCTTGCAGGCGGAGACTTGGTTACCGATTGCTTCAGGAGTTTTGACTGGAGCTGGGCCGGACCAATTGGATAAGACAGAGTTTATTTCCAGATGGGAAAAACTTTTTAAGTTCACTGGGGTTTCCGAAACAGGAGTTTTCAATTCAGAACCGGTTCGCTTGTTCACGGAAGAAGAATCTTTTCGCCTCGGAGAATTATTATATAAAGCGGAAATCGAGATCCCAGATGGACTTCCACAAGCTTATCAAGTAATTATTAAAAGAGAAGATCCGATCCGCCCAGGACTCAGGATCAGAAGAACCATTTTTTATATCAGAAATACCCCCGAAGGAATTGTATTAGAATTTTCTGAAATAGGGCAGGTGCTTGATTTTCAGACCACTTATTCTTTTAGGGACTGGACCTTAGTTCCTATATCAAAGCCGGAACCTTCTTCCCGTAACTCCATTTATCTTCCGGAGATCCGTCCGGAAGGTTTAGAATATCTTAACGCTGTTACAGACGGAGAAGATATAAGAAATCGTATCCTTGTGAAAAACGTTTTTTGGACAGCAAATCCTTCTAAGAAAAATGTCGGAACTCCTACCAAAAAAATCCCTAAAACGATAGAGGATCGCCTAAGGACTTTGCAGGAACTTTTAGATAAGGGATTAATATCGAAACAGGAATATGAAAAGAAAAAGGCAGAAATTCTAAAAGAATTGTAA
- a CDS encoding SIMPL domain-containing protein, with product MKKILFGCILLFASIGSAFAEQEKVLIVSGFSKVAVPAELIEIRIGVETESKTAEEAHEKTSAKTDSLVKYLKKQSLLSLQTEVVRLQTIYEYPKSGARQIKGYVASNTVLIRSKVESAGKLIDESIQNGANQIIGIRLQATDANLEKASQEALQLAAKDARKKADIILSALGLKFKDFVEIRADFQEISEPLPVMDGFQTMSAKSATPIEAGNLFREAKILLKVSY from the coding sequence ATGAAAAAAATATTATTCGGGTGCATATTATTATTCGCTAGTATAGGTTCCGCATTTGCAGAACAGGAAAAAGTTCTGATCGTTAGCGGATTCTCTAAAGTTGCAGTTCCTGCAGAACTTATAGAGATACGTATCGGAGTAGAGACAGAATCCAAAACAGCAGAAGAAGCTCATGAAAAAACTTCAGCGAAGACCGATTCTCTCGTAAAATATCTCAAAAAGCAGTCCTTACTTTCGTTACAAACAGAAGTGGTCCGTCTTCAAACTATATACGAATATCCTAAATCTGGAGCGAGACAGATCAAAGGTTATGTAGCGTCCAATACAGTTTTAATAAGATCTAAAGTAGAATCCGCAGGCAAACTAATTGATGAGTCCATACAAAATGGAGCAAATCAAATCATAGGGATCCGATTACAAGCAACGGATGCAAATTTAGAGAAGGCTTCTCAAGAAGCATTACAGTTAGCTGCAAAGGATGCTCGCAAAAAAGCTGATATAATTCTTTCAGCACTCGGCTTGAAATTTAAGGATTTTGTAGAGATAAGAGCCGACTTCCAAGAAATTTCCGAACCACTTCCTGTCATGGATGGTTTTCAAACTATGAGCGCAAAATCTGCGACTCCGATCGAAGCTGGAAATTTATTTCGCGAAGCGAAGATCTTATTGAAGGTTTCTTATTAA
- a CDS encoding M48 family metallopeptidase produces the protein MLRNRLLFFVILLASGVAISFLAVKSKANVEMPATLSPAFQLLGKPIKTFDRSLTKLMPISDLDEKKLGDSVALRYESYADEKDPDLIYLRSLVSNLTVGKNKRFEYRIFIMDSSIPNAYAMPGGILFVTKGLLSMVSSEAELVAVIGHEIGHVELSHCMDMVRGELLARKIGASTLGELADLTAAILLKPSFGKNQEDEADSYGYDLLLREYYDPFAMGRTFLKLQEASGGKENAASPIQEYFMTHPYLSHRSEKFTEKAKREEEGQYYVGKKNLKKRVSRYEDELDKEFVKY, from the coding sequence ATGCTCCGTAATCGATTATTATTCTTTGTTATACTTTTAGCTTCCGGAGTAGCCATTTCATTTTTGGCGGTAAAGAGTAAGGCAAATGTAGAAATGCCTGCTACTCTTTCTCCCGCATTCCAATTGCTTGGAAAACCGATCAAGACATTCGATCGTTCTCTTACTAAACTTATGCCTATTAGCGATTTAGATGAGAAAAAACTGGGAGATTCAGTGGCTTTACGTTATGAATCCTATGCAGACGAAAAAGATCCTGATCTGATCTATTTAAGAAGTTTGGTATCCAACCTTACGGTCGGGAAAAATAAAAGATTCGAATATAGAATTTTTATAATGGATTCTTCCATTCCGAATGCTTACGCAATGCCCGGAGGGATCTTATTCGTAACCAAGGGACTTCTCTCTATGGTAAGCTCTGAAGCAGAATTGGTTGCAGTTATCGGACATGAAATTGGCCATGTTGAACTTTCTCACTGCATGGATATGGTAAGAGGGGAATTATTGGCGAGAAAGATCGGTGCCTCTACCCTAGGTGAATTGGCAGATCTAACTGCAGCAATACTTCTAAAACCTTCTTTCGGAAAAAACCAAGAAGATGAAGCAGATTCTTACGGTTACGATCTATTGCTCAGAGAATATTACGACCCGTTCGCAATGGGAAGAACGTTCCTAAAACTACAAGAAGCTAGCGGTGGGAAGGAAAATGCCGCTTCACCCATCCAAGAATATTTTATGACACATCCTTATCTTTCCCATCGTTCTGAAAAATTTACAGAGAAGGCCAAACGAGAAGAAGAAGGCCAATATTATGTAGGAAAGAAAAACTTAAAAAAACGTGTCAGCCGCTACGAAGACGAACTCGATAAAGAATTCGTAAAGTACTGA
- a CDS encoding DUF2339 domain-containing protein, which yields MEFLIGLLAFFAGVFYLIIPFVLLSKINGLLERVQDLENQLKEKGPSTLLEIQAEKKKSPIKEEKPILVKETIPEAKKELPSSKPVAKVPKPAEIPPTIIKQEPQPIAKKSEAWEKFEKQIAKNWTGILGTIILVMGVGFLGIYAALNMSPFFRFLMVLGIGIGLFIISILLVKKEFWEQIGYWIRSGSGAVILFSCIAAVSVPGMKWIESEFYALILIIAGISINLGLAWQTSQQKFASLHIVLSLISLAILPLSTLIFFLAVGVSTFSVVLSYRTKWEFHLIQTAISFLILNFLYKGHFSEQLHVLNSPLSRTWGILGTLAVGIPSILAHYRKVYSSASIQRLPFITHLIIWAGIGLGLSVYSTGSKWNPPVLISVSIGLFFWARTAREKLNIRWLYLTDTLVSLALASIGIILLTRWEVDLFLINVYVSLLFSIFFVVSAEEKENLLKNIGAVLLHISWAWYILLLIIKYSGGINLGTWPIVITTLVMVILTFLIQFYDEIRNKESSTASDDVYGIGGDDRISPAGIFSGLLASVICFQLFDWKHSELYLPAFGILLLMIRQNRNWNGLGVGLFFFVAALHFEVIYRIYSLERWEVLLRDLPTILFCFLMIPLSKVKMGADKIRYFSSPGAILLSLHIVFLAYWTTQSLSPFLPGILWLLLSLVYLETKNFFSEREKIWENTWKSSINSAGPVWQFFALTFVGLFLGAHILVHLQSELYVGIFKIRFLIQALAIGVFLYWAKSPNPKKETPNYWSSLLPLFWELTAIFITAIIALEIPNTWLPVAWIVWAFFLNQISLKTSWEISRFRFYSLCFYWYSCIHVAFISSSSLTPSEYWANQEWLGGLIGIVLQIAYLVRIQLLPTFQGIEVEGYPGRVRNLSERLDRRSDYIIFYPLFAAGAFFLFWSFDSSLLTLLWMVEVFIVFLMGLILKKEHFRYVSLVAMIVCLLRLIFWDLSQSSTITRALVFLGVGGILILMNTLYGKFGNKEKADAP from the coding sequence ATGGAATTTCTCATCGGTTTATTAGCATTCTTTGCAGGCGTATTCTACCTTATCATTCCCTTCGTTTTATTATCCAAGATCAACGGATTACTGGAAAGGGTCCAAGATCTGGAGAACCAATTAAAGGAGAAGGGACCTTCTACCCTTCTAGAAATTCAGGCAGAAAAGAAAAAGTCGCCTATCAAAGAAGAAAAACCAATCTTAGTAAAAGAAACAATCCCTGAAGCTAAGAAAGAACTCCCTTCTTCCAAGCCTGTTGCAAAAGTCCCGAAGCCTGCAGAAATACCTCCAACTATTATAAAGCAAGAGCCTCAACCTATTGCTAAAAAATCTGAAGCTTGGGAAAAATTCGAGAAGCAAATAGCGAAAAATTGGACCGGGATCCTAGGAACAATCATACTCGTAATGGGTGTTGGGTTCTTAGGAATTTATGCGGCCCTGAACATGTCTCCTTTCTTCAGATTCTTAATGGTATTAGGGATCGGTATCGGTTTATTCATTATTTCTATCCTTCTAGTTAAAAAAGAATTCTGGGAGCAGATCGGTTATTGGATCAGAAGCGGTTCAGGTGCAGTTATCTTATTCTCTTGTATTGCCGCGGTTTCTGTTCCAGGAATGAAATGGATAGAGTCTGAATTTTACGCTCTTATCTTAATCATCGCTGGGATTTCAATAAACCTAGGACTTGCTTGGCAAACTTCTCAACAAAAGTTTGCAAGTCTTCATATAGTATTAAGTTTAATCTCTTTAGCGATCCTTCCACTAAGCACTTTGATCTTCTTCTTAGCGGTTGGAGTTTCCACCTTTAGTGTGGTTTTATCTTATAGAACTAAATGGGAATTTCATTTAATACAAACTGCAATTTCCTTTTTAATTTTAAACTTTCTTTATAAAGGACATTTTTCAGAACAATTACATGTATTAAATTCGCCTCTTTCCAGAACCTGGGGGATCTTAGGAACTCTCGCTGTCGGAATTCCATCCATCTTAGCTCATTATAGAAAAGTATATTCTTCAGCAAGTATACAACGACTTCCTTTTATCACTCACCTTATCATTTGGGCCGGGATCGGATTAGGATTATCTGTTTATTCCACTGGATCTAAATGGAATCCTCCCGTATTGATCTCTGTTTCTATAGGATTATTTTTCTGGGCAAGAACTGCTCGAGAAAAATTGAACATTCGCTGGCTTTATCTCACTGATACTTTAGTTTCTCTGGCCCTTGCTTCTATCGGGATCATATTACTCACTCGATGGGAAGTGGATCTATTCCTGATCAACGTTTATGTTTCACTTCTATTCTCCATCTTCTTTGTTGTCAGTGCAGAAGAAAAAGAAAATCTACTCAAGAACATAGGAGCCGTTCTTCTTCATATTTCTTGGGCTTGGTACATTCTTCTTCTAATCATAAAATATTCTGGCGGAATAAATCTTGGAACTTGGCCAATCGTTATCACTACTCTTGTGATGGTCATTCTCACTTTCTTGATCCAATTCTATGACGAGATCCGCAATAAAGAAAGTTCTACAGCAAGCGATGACGTTTATGGAATAGGGGGTGATGATAGAATTTCACCTGCTGGAATTTTTTCAGGACTTTTAGCATCCGTTATTTGTTTCCAATTATTCGATTGGAAACATTCTGAATTGTATCTTCCTGCATTCGGAATTCTATTATTGATGATCCGACAAAACAGGAATTGGAACGGCCTAGGAGTCGGGCTCTTCTTCTTTGTAGCTGCATTACATTTTGAAGTGATCTATAGAATTTATTCTTTGGAAAGATGGGAAGTACTATTAAGAGATCTTCCTACAATCCTATTCTGCTTCTTGATGATCCCTCTTTCTAAAGTAAAGATGGGCGCAGACAAGATCAGATATTTTTCTTCACCGGGAGCGATCCTTCTTTCTTTACATATTGTATTCTTAGCATATTGGACTACTCAAAGCCTTTCTCCTTTCTTACCTGGAATACTTTGGCTTCTTCTTTCATTGGTATACCTAGAAACCAAAAACTTTTTTTCCGAAAGAGAGAAGATTTGGGAAAATACCTGGAAGTCCTCCATCAATTCTGCAGGACCAGTCTGGCAATTTTTTGCACTTACGTTTGTGGGATTATTTTTAGGAGCTCATATTCTGGTTCATCTGCAATCTGAACTTTATGTAGGAATTTTCAAGATCAGATTCTTGATCCAAGCATTAGCTATCGGAGTATTTTTATATTGGGCAAAAAGTCCGAATCCTAAAAAAGAAACTCCAAATTATTGGAGTTCTCTTCTGCCATTATTTTGGGAATTAACCGCTATATTCATCACCGCGATTATCGCATTAGAAATCCCGAATACATGGTTACCGGTTGCCTGGATCGTTTGGGCATTCTTCTTAAATCAGATCAGTTTAAAAACTTCTTGGGAAATCTCCAGATTCAGATTTTATTCTCTCTGCTTTTATTGGTATTCCTGTATCCATGTGGCATTTATTTCCAGCTCGTCTTTGACTCCTTCCGAATATTGGGCAAACCAAGAATGGTTGGGTGGACTAATCGGGATCGTATTACAGATCGCTTATTTAGTAAGGATCCAACTTCTTCCTACATTCCAAGGAATAGAAGTAGAAGGTTATCCAGGCAGGGTCCGAAACCTTTCTGAAAGACTAGACCGAAGATCCGATTATATCATATTTTATCCTTTATTCGCAGCGGGAGCATTCTTCCTATTCTGGAGTTTTGATTCTTCTCTGTTAACTTTATTGTGGATGGTAGAAGTGTTTATCGTTTTCTTAATGGGACTCATTTTGAAAAAGGAACATTTCCGTTATGTGTCCCTGGTTGCAATGATCGTATGTCTATTAAGATTGATCTTCTGGGATCTTTCCCAGTCGTCCACAATCACTCGCGCTTTAGTATTCTTGGGAGTGGGGGGAATACTTATCCTAATGAACACCCTTTACGGCAAATTTGGAAATAAGGAGAAAGCAGATGCTCCGTAA